In the genome of Candidatus Cloacimonadota bacterium, one region contains:
- the mutS gene encoding DNA mismatch repair protein MutS yields the protein MLRQFQEVKQAHPDKLILFRMGDFYETFFDDAHTAARILNITLTSRDKNSENPVPLAGFPYHALDSYLDKLIQAGLKVAICEQTEDPKQAVGLVKREVVEIITPGTVLDHALISGSANNFLAAVWYKNENRRIGLANLDLSTGEFSFTELSGDELVNELLRLKPSEIIVDGSASEAFLKSLKLEYSPTITIFDSWQFRPSEAASILKKHFQVHSLEAFDAQGRTAGATAAGAALAYVQSLQQTPLTHISSLRYYSLSNFMQLDEISRRNLELIRSIRYGERHGSLLAILDQTQTAMGSRLIQSWLLHPLLDTVEIVKRQNLIKAFLTNTAYLKDVRSSLHEIGDVSRLVSKLGALRINPRELIALRSYLLVLGELKERLRAYNQPLITALADDLDGFDALADAIGAALRPQPPLTITEGGIFNPGYNKDLDELLELVHDGKSWIARLEDDERKKTGISTLKVGYNRVFGYYLEVGASRKSKVPDYYVPKQTLVNSERYISPRLKEFEAKVLSSEEKIKNLEYELYKDFRQQVAANLEALQGLSATLALTDVLSSLAWLAWQNNYCCPVFTEQRTLTIEAGRHPVIEQLIEDQEFIPNDTSLDYPDTTIAIITGPNMAGKSTYLRQVGLLVIMAQIGSFVPAKHLSMPIFDRVFTRVGASDNLAQGQSTFLVEMIETANILHTATENSLILLDEIGRGTSTFDGLSLAWSIIEYIQKYKHSLTLFATHYHELTELENIYPDIRNYNVVVKEYNDQMIFLRKIERGGADQSYGIQVARLAGIPDRVIRRAREILRNLEDHEISPQGLTASIRRKLNRTSPQIELFEVLADKVSEIDPIVDEIKDLDLDSLTPIEAWQKLKDLQDRL from the coding sequence ATGCTGAGGCAGTTTCAGGAGGTGAAGCAAGCCCATCCGGACAAGCTTATCCTCTTTCGCATGGGCGATTTTTACGAGACCTTTTTTGATGACGCCCACACCGCTGCCCGCATCCTAAACATAACCCTCACCTCCCGCGACAAAAACAGCGAAAACCCCGTTCCCCTGGCCGGTTTCCCCTATCACGCGCTGGACAGCTATCTGGACAAGCTCATCCAGGCCGGCCTCAAGGTGGCCATCTGCGAGCAGACCGAAGACCCCAAACAGGCTGTGGGACTGGTGAAGCGCGAAGTTGTGGAAATCATCACGCCGGGAACCGTGCTCGACCATGCCCTCATCTCCGGCAGCGCGAACAACTTCCTGGCCGCCGTCTGGTATAAAAACGAAAACCGCCGAATCGGCCTGGCCAATCTCGACCTCTCAACCGGTGAATTCAGCTTCACGGAACTGAGCGGGGACGAGCTTGTGAACGAGCTTTTGCGCCTTAAGCCCAGCGAGATCATCGTGGACGGCAGCGCCTCCGAGGCCTTCCTCAAAAGCCTCAAGCTGGAATACTCGCCCACCATCACAATATTCGACAGCTGGCAGTTCCGGCCTTCGGAAGCCGCTTCCATCCTGAAAAAACACTTCCAGGTGCATTCCCTGGAAGCCTTTGACGCCCAGGGCAGAACAGCCGGGGCCACCGCCGCCGGGGCAGCCCTTGCCTATGTGCAATCGCTTCAGCAGACGCCCCTAACCCACATCAGCTCGCTGCGCTATTACTCCCTGAGCAACTTCATGCAGCTCGACGAAATCAGCCGCCGCAACCTTGAACTCATCCGTTCCATCCGCTACGGCGAACGCCACGGCAGCTTGCTGGCAATTCTGGACCAAACCCAGACCGCGATGGGCTCGCGCCTCATCCAGAGCTGGCTGCTCCATCCCCTGCTGGATACAGTCGAGATCGTCAAAAGGCAAAACCTGATCAAGGCCTTCCTGACAAACACCGCCTACCTCAAGGACGTGCGCTCCAGCCTGCACGAGATCGGCGACGTTTCCCGCCTCGTTTCCAAGCTGGGCGCCCTGCGCATCAACCCCCGCGAGCTTATCGCCCTGCGCTCCTACCTCCTGGTGCTGGGCGAACTGAAAGAGCGGCTGCGGGCTTACAACCAACCCCTCATCACCGCTTTGGCGGACGATTTGGATGGTTTCGACGCTCTGGCCGATGCCATCGGCGCCGCCCTTCGTCCACAACCGCCCCTCACCATCACCGAAGGCGGCATCTTCAATCCAGGCTACAACAAGGATCTGGACGAACTGCTGGAACTCGTCCACGACGGCAAATCCTGGATCGCCCGCCTGGAGGACGACGAGCGCAAGAAAACAGGCATCAGCACCCTCAAAGTAGGCTACAACCGTGTCTTCGGCTACTATCTGGAGGTCGGCGCCAGCCGCAAATCCAAAGTGCCGGATTACTATGTGCCAAAACAGACCCTGGTGAATTCCGAACGCTACATTTCGCCCCGGCTTAAGGAATTCGAGGCTAAAGTGCTCAGTTCGGAAGAGAAGATCAAAAACCTCGAATACGAGCTCTACAAAGACTTCCGCCAGCAGGTGGCCGCCAACCTGGAAGCCCTGCAAGGCCTCAGCGCCACCCTCGCCCTCACAGACGTGTTGAGCAGCCTGGCCTGGCTGGCTTGGCAAAACAACTACTGCTGTCCCGTTTTCACCGAGCAGCGCACCCTCACCATTGAAGCCGGCCGCCATCCAGTTATCGAACAGCTCATCGAGGACCAGGAATTCATTCCCAACGACACTTCCCTGGATTACCCAGATACCACTATCGCCATTATCACCGGACCGAACATGGCAGGAAAATCAACCTATCTGCGTCAGGTGGGACTTCTGGTCATTATGGCCCAGATCGGCAGTTTCGTGCCTGCCAAACATCTTTCCATGCCCATTTTCGACCGCGTTTTCACCCGCGTGGGCGCTTCCGACAACCTCGCCCAGGGCCAGAGCACCTTTTTGGTGGAGATGATAGAAACGGCAAACATCCTCCACACCGCCACAGAAAACTCACTCATCCTGCTGGACGAGATCGGCCGCGGAACCTCCACTTTCGATGGCCTCAGCCTCGCCTGGTCCATCATCGAATACATCCAGAAATATAAACACAGCCTCACCCTCTTCGCCACCCACTATCACGAGCTCACGGAACTGGAAAACATCTATCCGGACATCCGCAATTACAATGTGGTGGTGAAGGAATACAATGACCAGATGATCTTTCTGCGCAAGATTGAGCGTGGCGGCGCCGACCAGAGTTACGGCATCCAGGTGGCCCGGCTGGCTGGCATCCCGGACCGCGTTATCCGCCGTGCCCGGGAAATCCTGCGCAACCTTGAGGACCACGAAATATCGCCCCAGGGCCTCACCGCCTCCATCCGCCGCAAACTGAACCGCACCAGCCCCCAGATAGAGCTCTTTGAGGTGCTGGCGGATAAAGTCTCGGAAATCGACCCCATCGTGGATGAGATCAAGGATCTCGACCTTGACAGTCTCACCCCCATCGAGGCCTGGCAAAAACTAAAAGACCTACAGGACAGATTATGA
- a CDS encoding SPOR domain-containing protein: MLHIPLRISIFLLLALLPLAAFAVDFRKEFQALEDLWLKGKLAELPGQLYKSSPKNDEERALQTYLSAMLKQGKDDTLVLLNQAADRYPSTFYGQQSMLETAKLHILERDIPAAEARLKKISSPELPERFYWLAYCAQYRDDHNGAIAHGENYLRAALSGKFAEDTHYIIASAYQNQSKFYSAISSLEKLRALPGLPKNKQYFHYLLGRLHHQNGNCVEALTNYQTGFEINRKSQLAFEIEDRLFELKDRYGSQVDLSFLYPYTELDLPELVTEPEVQPLPALAEADLNSPAKLEAKPAGTFVQAGRFGKEKNARNLTDVIRAMKLKANYFEDRGNKSVPWVVVSGPYASQSEANSVAGILRANSIECFVTRF; this comes from the coding sequence ATGCTCCATATTCCGCTCAGAATATCCATCTTTCTGCTGCTGGCGCTACTGCCCCTGGCCGCTTTCGCAGTGGATTTCCGCAAGGAATTCCAAGCCCTGGAAGACCTTTGGCTGAAGGGAAAGCTGGCAGAACTTCCCGGCCAATTGTACAAAAGCTCGCCTAAGAACGACGAGGAGCGCGCCCTGCAGACCTATCTGAGCGCGATGCTCAAGCAAGGCAAGGACGATACCCTCGTGCTGCTGAACCAGGCCGCGGACCGCTATCCCTCCACCTTTTATGGCCAGCAAAGCATGCTGGAGACAGCCAAGCTGCACATTCTGGAACGCGACATCCCCGCCGCGGAAGCCAGGCTGAAAAAGATTTCCTCGCCCGAACTGCCGGAACGCTTTTACTGGCTGGCCTACTGCGCCCAGTACCGCGATGACCACAATGGCGCCATCGCCCACGGGGAAAACTATCTGCGGGCCGCGCTAAGCGGAAAGTTCGCCGAAGACACCCACTACATCATTGCCAGTGCCTATCAGAACCAGAGCAAGTTCTACAGCGCCATTTCCAGCCTGGAAAAACTGCGCGCCCTGCCCGGCCTACCCAAAAACAAGCAGTATTTCCACTATCTGCTGGGGCGCCTCCACCATCAGAATGGTAATTGCGTCGAGGCCCTCACCAACTACCAGACTGGGTTTGAGATCAACCGCAAGTCCCAGCTTGCTTTCGAGATCGAGGACCGCCTCTTTGAACTCAAGGACAGATACGGCTCGCAGGTCGATCTTTCATTCCTCTATCCCTACACGGAATTGGATCTTCCGGAACTTGTTACCGAGCCAGAGGTTCAGCCCTTGCCGGCTCTGGCGGAAGCAGATCTTAATTCCCCGGCCAAGCTGGAGGCCAAACCTGCCGGAACCTTTGTGCAGGCGGGACGCTTTGGCAAAGAAAAGAACGCCCGCAACCTTACGGACGTGATCCGAGCTATGAAGCTGAAAGCCAACTACTTTGAGGACAGGGGCAACAAATCCGTGCCTTGGGTGGTGGTGAGCGGTCCCTACGCCTCTCAAAGCGAAGCGAACAGCGTGGCCGGCATCCTGCGCGCCAATTCAATCGAATGCTTCGTCACCCGTTTTTGA
- a CDS encoding transcription termination factor Rho, whose amino-acid sequence MSEIENLFELPQSQLTKLAKKYEIPGYTQLKGNNLVFKLLEFQAAQEGLAFVTGCLEIMEDGFGFLRFPQNNYLPGRDDVYVSLTQIRRFGLKSGHMISGPARSPKEGEKYFALLRVDAVNYMAPTSMQDLRTWDELTPYYPAERLNLEFDPKNYSTRIINLFTPIGKGQRGLIVAAPRTGKTTLLQDTANAILTNHPEVYLIVLLVDERPEEVTEMKKILRPGNREVISSTFDESPKNHTAVSEMVLEKAKRMIELNQDVVIVLDSITRLARAYNNITPSSGKVLSGGIDANGLIKPKKFFGAARNTEEAGSLTIIATALIDTGSKMDQVIFEEFKGTGNMELVLDRSISDMRLYPAIDLVKSGTRREELLLTQNEMNRMYVLRKYLKTISPIQGIETLRKRMQTTKDNDELLNSMSN is encoded by the coding sequence ATGTCCGAAATAGAGAACCTATTTGAACTGCCACAATCCCAGCTTACCAAGCTGGCCAAAAAATACGAAATACCCGGCTACACCCAGTTGAAAGGTAACAACCTCGTGTTCAAGCTGCTGGAATTCCAAGCCGCCCAGGAGGGTCTGGCCTTCGTTACCGGCTGCCTGGAAATCATGGAAGACGGCTTCGGCTTCCTCCGCTTCCCGCAAAACAACTATCTGCCCGGACGCGACGACGTCTATGTCTCGCTCACCCAGATCCGCAGATTTGGCCTCAAGAGCGGCCACATGATATCCGGCCCGGCGCGTTCCCCCAAGGAAGGGGAAAAATATTTCGCACTGCTGCGCGTGGACGCCGTGAACTACATGGCCCCCACCTCCATGCAGGACCTTCGAACCTGGGATGAACTCACGCCCTACTACCCCGCCGAGCGCCTCAATCTGGAATTTGACCCCAAAAACTATTCGACCCGCATCATCAACCTCTTCACCCCCATTGGCAAAGGCCAGCGCGGGCTGATCGTTGCCGCGCCCAGAACGGGAAAAACCACCCTGCTGCAGGATACCGCCAACGCCATCCTAACAAATCACCCCGAGGTTTACCTGATCGTGCTGCTGGTGGACGAACGCCCAGAAGAGGTTACCGAGATGAAGAAGATCCTGCGTCCCGGAAACCGCGAGGTGATCAGCTCCACCTTCGACGAATCGCCGAAAAACCACACCGCCGTTAGCGAGATGGTGCTGGAAAAAGCGAAACGGATGATCGAGCTGAATCAGGACGTGGTAATCGTTTTGGACAGCATCACGCGTCTTGCCCGGGCTTACAACAATATCACCCCTTCCAGCGGAAAAGTGCTGTCCGGCGGTATTGACGCCAACGGCTTGATTAAACCCAAAAAATTCTTTGGCGCCGCGCGCAACACTGAGGAAGCCGGCTCCCTCACCATCATTGCCACCGCCCTCATCGACACCGGCTCCAAGATGGACCAGGTGATTTTCGAGGAATTCAAGGGCACCGGAAACATGGAACTGGTGCTGGACCGCAGCATTTCGGACATGCGTCTCTACCCCGCCATCGACCTTGTAAAGAGCGGAACCCGCCGCGAAGAACTGCTGCTCACGCAAAACGAAATGAACCGCATGTACGTGCTGCGTAAATACCTCAAGACCATCAGCCCAATCCAAGGCATCGAAACCCTGCGCAAGCGGATGCAAACCACCAAAGACAACGACGAACTGCTGAATTCGATGAGCAACTGA
- a CDS encoding class I SAM-dependent methyltransferase — MKDAIGLLNRIEAANVLDAATGRGDFITILKQHLESYIQIIGIDASEKSVDQAQKRFPENDVEIYRMDLEALDFDDDSFDLVTIANSLHHIERLDRVFAELLRVLKPGGRLLVQEMYRDGEQTEPQITHIMMHHWLASIDRRFGVYHQETYTREQIQAIFAKLGLNQVEQVDFYLPVDNPKAASNCENLKRNCVETFKRLESLTDAEELLDEGKRLVERINSVGCAGACSLLLSGIKKNV; from the coding sequence ATGAAAGACGCTATTGGCCTTTTGAATCGGATCGAGGCCGCCAACGTCTTGGACGCCGCCACGGGAAGGGGCGATTTCATCACCATCCTGAAGCAGCATCTGGAATCCTATATTCAGATCATTGGGATTGACGCGTCTGAAAAGAGTGTCGATCAAGCCCAGAAACGCTTTCCGGAAAACGATGTGGAAATCTACCGGATGGATCTTGAAGCCCTGGATTTTGACGATGACAGCTTCGATCTGGTGACCATCGCCAATTCCCTGCACCATATTGAGCGTCTGGACAGGGTTTTCGCCGAACTGCTGCGGGTGCTGAAGCCCGGCGGCAGGCTACTGGTGCAGGAGATGTACCGCGACGGCGAGCAGACCGAACCCCAGATAACCCACATCATGATGCACCACTGGCTGGCCTCCATCGACCGGCGTTTCGGGGTTTACCACCAGGAAACCTACACCCGGGAACAAATCCAGGCCATCTTCGCCAAACTGGGACTGAACCAGGTGGAGCAGGTGGATTTTTATCTGCCGGTAGACAATCCCAAGGCTGCCTCGAATTGCGAAAACCTCAAACGCAACTGCGTGGAAACCTTCAAGCGGCTGGAAAGCCTGACCGATGCCGAAGAACTTTTGGATGAAGGGAAGCGGCTGGTGGAACGTATAAACAGCGTGGGCTGTGCCGGCGCCTGCAGTTTGCTGCTGAGCGGAATAAAAAAGAATGTATAA
- the glmM gene encoding phosphoglucosamine mutase, which translates to MSKLMTGVSGVRGVFGDALGPEVVLRYAARFGSFISQNSLSPARGAKPKIVVGRDSRTTGVAMLNCVTAALLSVGCDVIDLGIVATPTVLLNVKKHSAQGGISITASHNPPEWNALKFVDGDGMFLSSEKAAAFLDSVMEPLAWNGWEKMGRLSEDTEGTAHHLEKVLGIPWLDLERIRARNFKVVIDSVNGAGGLISPLLLKALGCEVIAINSAPTGVFAHPAEPLNENLAQLEEEVRRQKADLGFATDPDVDRLSIVDEHGACIGEEYSVALAELFILPKNPGPIVVNLSSSMLSDHIAGLFGVPVHRAKVGEINVGKLMRELKSPVGGEGNGGIICPEVNYTRDAVAGMALILGLLAESGKTVSQLVDELPRFYFAKGRLELPPERMNDAMTSLPGLLEAYELDLRDGVKATAPDHWIHVRKSGTEPIIRIYVESPSLERSTQLCQDLIAKLSV; encoded by the coding sequence ATGAGCAAATTGATGACCGGCGTTAGCGGGGTCCGGGGAGTCTTTGGAGACGCCCTGGGCCCCGAAGTCGTTCTGCGTTACGCGGCACGCTTCGGAAGCTTCATTTCCCAAAATTCCCTCTCCCCCGCCCGGGGAGCGAAACCGAAAATCGTGGTGGGCAGGGATTCCCGCACCACCGGTGTGGCCATGCTAAACTGCGTGACGGCAGCCCTGCTCAGCGTGGGTTGCGATGTTATCGACCTCGGCATTGTGGCCACCCCAACCGTCCTTCTGAATGTTAAAAAGCACTCCGCCCAAGGTGGGATCAGCATCACGGCTTCTCACAACCCGCCGGAGTGGAACGCCCTCAAATTCGTGGATGGTGACGGCATGTTCCTCTCCTCTGAAAAAGCAGCCGCGTTTCTGGATTCCGTGATGGAACCCCTGGCCTGGAACGGCTGGGAGAAGATGGGCCGCCTGAGTGAGGACACTGAAGGCACCGCCCATCATCTGGAAAAGGTTTTGGGAATTCCCTGGCTGGACCTGGAGCGGATTCGCGCGCGTAACTTCAAGGTGGTCATCGATTCCGTGAACGGCGCCGGCGGCCTCATTTCGCCGCTGCTGCTCAAAGCCCTGGGCTGCGAAGTCATCGCCATCAATTCCGCCCCCACCGGCGTTTTCGCCCATCCCGCCGAACCCCTGAACGAAAACCTGGCCCAGTTGGAGGAAGAGGTGCGCCGCCAAAAAGCCGACCTTGGCTTCGCCACCGATCCTGATGTGGACAGGCTTTCCATCGTGGATGAACACGGCGCCTGCATCGGTGAGGAATATTCCGTGGCCCTCGCGGAACTTTTCATCCTCCCAAAAAACCCCGGCCCCATCGTTGTTAACCTTTCCTCCTCCATGCTTTCCGACCACATTGCCGGGCTCTTCGGAGTGCCGGTCCACCGGGCCAAAGTGGGCGAAATCAATGTGGGCAAGCTCATGCGGGAATTGAAGTCCCCGGTGGGCGGAGAAGGCAACGGCGGCATCATCTGCCCTGAAGTAAACTACACCCGGGACGCCGTCGCCGGCATGGCCCTCATCCTCGGATTGCTGGCCGAAAGCGGCAAAACCGTTTCCCAACTGGTGGACGAACTCCCCCGCTTTTACTTTGCCAAAGGCCGGCTGGAACTGCCCCCGGAACGCATGAACGACGCCATGACCAGCCTCCCCGGACTTTTGGAAGCCTATGAACTCGACCTGCGCGATGGCGTAAAAGCAACCGCCCCGGACCATTGGATCCACGTCCGCAAAAGCGGAACCGAACCCATTATCCGGATTTACGTGGAAAGCCCTTCCCTGGAGCGCTCCACCCAACTCTGCCAGGACCTCATCGCCAAACTTAGCGTTTAG
- a CDS encoding peptidylprolyl isomerase: MLDSLRKNQKIIVYVVAIAFILSLGAGGIFGGERLLESFRGRYLGKVNGTTISPQEYNAKVQEVVKRYEDQGQKVDETMMSYVYDTAWRELVDNALWQQQIKKHRIKVSDTEIKNAMENDIPAELQQNPNLQTNGRFDKSKYFAALNNNFELRAAMYQSMKEYLPKKKLQDKIKKEAKITVDSLKAEFIKESDTVTGKAIWFDFNMADNAAVNVTDAEVKKYYEDNKDKEFKKGPATRLKYISIPIKPSEQDFNDVKLEIDDIYNQLQRDAASFADIAIEYSEDPGSADRGGSLGRFKRGQMVPEFDKVAFALKPGQISKPFRTQFGWHIVRCDSVFPAPDGQEEVTASHILFKVNTTESTRNELRDQARDASKLIAKKGIDKAAKELKLEVTTSRWLAHDNPQMEGFGEHGGLFQFMKSKKAGKVSEPFVLKNGGENIYVVAQVLDNKKSYYEDFAEKRLQIKFDLEKKKKIASVKAKAENFVKRIPKENYLTAAVEEGWKVIDLNNHKAKTRLAPPVNAQLDDFDKAALALNSGGWSSLLTTKEGPFLIFAEIRNRPNMQAFDKVKQQEIRDSLEDAAFNRWFQQLRKDAKIIDNRYKFGY, translated from the coding sequence ATGCTCGATAGCCTTAGAAAAAACCAGAAAATAATCGTCTATGTCGTGGCGATAGCCTTCATCCTCAGCCTTGGTGCCGGCGGCATCTTCGGCGGAGAAAGGCTGCTTGAATCTTTCCGGGGCAGATACCTTGGCAAGGTGAACGGAACAACGATCAGCCCGCAGGAATACAATGCCAAGGTCCAGGAAGTGGTTAAACGCTATGAGGACCAGGGCCAGAAAGTGGACGAGACCATGATGTCCTATGTTTACGACACCGCCTGGCGGGAGCTTGTGGACAACGCCCTCTGGCAGCAGCAGATCAAGAAGCACAGAATAAAGGTTTCAGACACCGAGATCAAGAACGCCATGGAAAACGATATTCCGGCCGAACTGCAGCAAAACCCCAATCTGCAAACCAACGGTAGGTTCGATAAAAGTAAATACTTCGCCGCCCTGAACAACAACTTTGAGCTCCGCGCGGCCATGTATCAGAGCATGAAAGAATACCTGCCCAAAAAGAAGCTGCAGGACAAGATCAAAAAAGAAGCCAAGATCACTGTTGACAGCCTCAAAGCTGAATTCATCAAGGAATCTGACACCGTCACCGGCAAGGCCATCTGGTTCGATTTCAACATGGCGGACAATGCCGCTGTGAACGTAACAGACGCCGAGGTGAAAAAGTATTACGAAGACAACAAGGACAAAGAATTCAAAAAAGGCCCCGCCACACGCCTCAAATACATCAGCATCCCCATCAAACCCTCCGAACAGGATTTCAACGATGTGAAGCTGGAAATCGATGATATCTACAACCAGCTTCAGCGCGACGCTGCTAGTTTCGCCGATATCGCCATCGAATATTCCGAAGACCCCGGCTCGGCAGATAGAGGCGGATCCCTGGGCAGATTCAAACGCGGGCAGATGGTCCCGGAATTTGACAAGGTTGCCTTCGCCCTCAAACCCGGCCAGATTTCCAAACCCTTCAGAACCCAGTTCGGCTGGCACATTGTTCGCTGCGACAGCGTCTTTCCCGCCCCTGACGGACAGGAAGAGGTTACCGCCAGTCACATCCTCTTTAAGGTAAACACCACAGAATCCACCCGCAACGAACTGCGCGACCAGGCCAGAGACGCCTCCAAACTGATCGCCAAAAAGGGCATCGACAAAGCGGCAAAGGAACTCAAGCTGGAAGTTACAACCTCACGCTGGCTGGCTCACGACAATCCTCAGATGGAAGGTTTTGGCGAACACGGCGGCCTTTTCCAATTCATGAAATCCAAAAAAGCCGGCAAGGTCTCGGAACCTTTTGTACTAAAGAACGGCGGCGAAAACATCTACGTGGTCGCCCAGGTTTTGGACAACAAGAAATCCTATTACGAGGATTTCGCTGAGAAAAGACTCCAGATTAAATTCGACCTCGAAAAAAAGAAAAAGATCGCATCCGTGAAGGCCAAAGCCGAAAACTTCGTAAAGCGCATTCCCAAGGAAAACTACCTCACCGCCGCGGTGGAGGAAGGCTGGAAAGTGATCGACCTGAATAACCACAAGGCAAAAACCCGCCTTGCCCCTCCAGTGAATGCCCAGTTGGACGACTTCGACAAAGCCGCCCTCGCCCTCAATTCCGGGGGCTGGTCTTCCCTCCTCACAACCAAGGAAGGCCCCTTCCTCATCTTTGCCGAAATCCGCAACAGACCAAATATGCAGGCTTTCGACAAAGTCAAACAGCAGGAAATCCGTGATAGCCTTGAAGACGCGGCCTTCAACCGCTGGTTCCAGCAGCTCCGCAAGGATGCCAAAATAATTGACAACAGGTATAAATTCGGTTATTAA
- the lptG gene encoding LPS export ABC transporter permease LptG codes for MRLLDRYLIREFLKTYLIVFLSFSVVFIVIDVIDNLAPLMRSGATPQLAILYYLLRLPYLIVLTSPVTVLITGLFLMNSLSKHNESVAMRAAGISITRAMLPLFGLGLLISLGVAVFGEYVLPWAEKTRNYVYDVKIQGAQAEDNLLKARVHYQGTKNDFYYFAFFDGYQNTIRVIDLTKLDPKGKEVSERVTASSAVWQKDRWLLQDCEIRRFDKGKQTYYAYYPSTTLPLLDVKPEDFVRITKKTLSLNFPELREYIARLNRMGEPANREIVDLHMKLAFPLTNLIVIFFFIPVATSNTRSKSRGLVFLLGLVVCFLYLIMVRVAQSLGYSGVIPPVWAAWLPNLIFTLLGLAFLRKAEI; via the coding sequence GTGCGTTTACTTGACCGTTACCTGATCCGGGAATTCCTCAAGACCTATCTGATCGTATTCCTCTCATTCTCAGTCGTTTTCATCGTGATCGACGTGATCGATAACCTCGCCCCCCTCATGCGCAGCGGCGCCACCCCCCAACTGGCCATCCTCTATTATTTGCTGCGCCTGCCCTATCTGATCGTGCTCACGTCTCCTGTAACGGTGCTGATCACCGGTTTGTTTCTGATGAACTCCCTTTCCAAGCACAACGAAAGCGTGGCGATGCGTGCTGCTGGAATTAGCATAACCAGAGCGATGCTGCCGCTTTTCGGATTGGGCTTGCTTATCAGCCTGGGCGTGGCCGTCTTTGGGGAATATGTGCTGCCCTGGGCGGAAAAAACCCGCAACTACGTTTATGACGTGAAGATCCAGGGCGCGCAGGCGGAGGACAACCTGCTCAAAGCAAGGGTGCACTATCAGGGCACAAAGAACGACTTTTACTATTTCGCCTTCTTCGACGGCTATCAAAACACCATCCGGGTTATCGACCTCACCAAGCTCGATCCCAAGGGCAAGGAGGTCTCCGAGCGGGTCACTGCTTCCTCCGCCGTCTGGCAAAAAGACCGCTGGCTGCTCCAGGATTGTGAGATAAGGCGCTTTGACAAAGGAAAGCAGACATATTATGCTTACTATCCCAGCACCACCCTGCCCCTGCTGGATGTGAAGCCGGAGGATTTTGTCCGCATTACCAAAAAAACGCTCTCGCTCAATTTCCCGGAGCTGAGGGAATACATAGCAAGGCTGAACAGGATGGGAGAGCCGGCCAATCGCGAGATTGTGGATCTGCACATGAAGCTGGCCTTCCCCCTCACAAACCTGATCGTGATCTTTTTCTTCATCCCTGTAGCCACATCGAACACCCGCTCCAAAAGCCGGGGCCTGGTTTTCCTGTTGGGCCTGGTGGTTTGCTTCCTCTACCTCATCATGGTGCGTGTGGCGCAAAGCCTTGGCTACAGCGGCGTTATCCCACCCGTTTGGGCTGCCTGGCTGCCCAATCTCATCTTCACTCTTCTGGGTCTGGCCTTCCTGCGCAAAGCCGAGATCTAA